The following coding sequences are from one Armatimonadota bacterium window:
- a CDS encoding histidinol-phosphate transaminase, with amino-acid sequence MSDLHVRPNVLKMTPYSPGKPIEEVKRELGLTRVIKLASNENPLGPSPKAVAAIKEAADQIHLYPDGSAFLLRQALSEHYSLPISQIIVGNGSDELIHLLGQIFLGLPEDEVIVGYPSFVRYDASAGLADCQLVRVPLTEDMRLDLGAMAAAVTDNTRLVFIANPNNPTGTIVTSDELDRFLAAISSDVVVVLDEAYFEFADGTPGYPNSLDYINRYPNVVGMRTFSKTYGLAGIRVGYAFVSDTISDAIDRAREPFNVNLIGQVAAKAALGDRDHLQKTVELNRQGLERMEKAFLELGAKPFKSYANFIMADLGQPARPVFQALLERGVITRSGDVLGMPNCLRVSVGNAEEVQIFVEELTKVLG; translated from the coding sequence ATGTCCGACCTGCACGTTCGTCCCAACGTCCTCAAAATGACGCCCTACTCGCCGGGCAAACCGATTGAGGAAGTGAAGCGGGAGCTTGGCCTCACGCGCGTCATCAAGCTGGCGAGCAACGAGAATCCGCTTGGTCCGTCGCCGAAGGCGGTTGCCGCCATCAAAGAAGCGGCTGATCAAATCCATCTTTATCCCGACGGCTCGGCCTTTCTGCTTCGTCAAGCCTTGTCGGAGCACTACAGCCTTCCTATTAGCCAAATCATCGTGGGCAACGGAAGCGACGAACTCATCCATCTGCTCGGGCAGATTTTCCTGGGTTTGCCGGAAGACGAAGTCATCGTCGGTTACCCGTCGTTTGTCCGCTACGATGCTTCGGCGGGTCTGGCTGACTGCCAACTGGTTCGAGTGCCCTTGACCGAGGATATGCGCCTCGACCTGGGGGCGATGGCTGCGGCGGTGACGGACAACACTCGACTCGTCTTCATCGCCAACCCCAACAACCCGACGGGCACGATCGTGACCTCGGACGAACTGGACCGGTTCTTAGCTGCGATCTCTAGCGATGTGGTCGTGGTCCTCGACGAAGCCTATTTTGAGTTCGCCGACGGCACGCCGGGTTATCCAAACTCGCTTGACTACATCAACCGCTATCCGAACGTGGTGGGCATGCGGACCTTCAGCAAGACCTACGGCCTCGCCGGGATTCGAGTCGGCTATGCTTTTGTCTCGGACACGATTAGCGACGCCATTGACCGCGCTCGCGAGCCGTTCAATGTGAACCTCATCGGCCAGGTTGCCGCCAAGGCCGCCCTCGGAGATCGCGACCATTTGCAGAAGACGGTCGAACTCAATCGTCAAGGTCTGGAGCGTATGGAGAAAGCCTTCCTCGAACTCGGCGCAAAGCCGTTCAAGAGCTACGCAAACTTCATCATGGCCGACCTGGGCCAACCGGCTCGTCCAGTCTTCCAAGCCCTCCTCGAACGGGGAGTGATCACCCGCTCAGGAGACGTCTTGGGCATGCCGAACTGCCTCCGCGTCAGTGTTGGAAACGCAGAAGAAGTTCAGATTTTTGTCGAGGAACTAACCAAAGTACTCGGTTAG
- a CDS encoding AAA family ATPase, with protein MTAASEIEILVRSKYPILYIVSWEERRVEAALLRIASELKRTLHVWSLTQGMRPSVPQSQGKSSLPGELEALAQVYESGEGTIFLLKDYHPYMKDPRVIRLLRDIAFKLRSRAQTLVLMGPTLNLPSDLEKEVSVVDFPLPDATEIGGVLDKALTAVKDNPNIDSKVSDEDRETIIKSCQGLTLDEIESVFARSIVQTKKFDQEVILEEKQQIIRKTGILEYYPPNNSLADVGGMESIKEWLDQRSTSFTDKAREFGIPVPKGILLLGVQGCGKSLTAKAIAANWKLPMLKLDVGRIFGSLVGQSEENIRKAISTAESVAPCILWADELEKGFAGTSSVGDSGTTARVFATFLTWMQDKTAPVFLIATANDVSALPPELLRKGRFDEIFFIDLPKLKEREQIFDIHLRKRKRDPKTFKLKLKPLAEKTEGFSGAEIETVVVAALQRAYHEDRDLIQDDLVKEVAACVPLSVMMKEDMEALRDWAHLRARPAS; from the coding sequence ATGACTGCGGCCAGTGAGATTGAAATCCTCGTTCGATCCAAATACCCGATTCTCTACATCGTTTCGTGGGAGGAAAGGCGAGTGGAAGCCGCACTCCTTCGCATTGCGTCCGAGCTTAAACGAACCCTGCATGTGTGGTCGCTGACCCAGGGCATGCGCCCGTCGGTCCCGCAGTCGCAGGGCAAATCCTCTCTGCCGGGCGAACTCGAAGCCCTTGCCCAGGTGTATGAGTCCGGGGAGGGCACCATTTTCCTGCTGAAGGATTACCACCCGTACATGAAGGATCCCCGCGTGATCCGCCTTCTGCGCGATATCGCCTTCAAACTTCGCAGTCGGGCGCAGACGCTTGTGCTCATGGGGCCGACCCTAAACCTGCCATCCGATCTCGAAAAGGAAGTGTCGGTCGTGGACTTCCCGTTGCCCGATGCGACCGAAATCGGCGGGGTTCTCGATAAGGCTCTCACCGCCGTCAAGGACAATCCGAACATCGATTCGAAGGTCTCCGATGAGGACCGCGAGACGATCATTAAGAGTTGCCAAGGGCTGACGCTCGACGAAATTGAGTCGGTATTCGCTAGGAGCATCGTTCAGACCAAGAAGTTTGACCAAGAAGTCATCCTCGAAGAAAAGCAACAGATCATCCGCAAGACGGGAATTCTCGAATACTATCCACCCAATAACTCGCTGGCCGATGTCGGCGGTATGGAATCGATCAAGGAATGGCTTGACCAGCGGTCCACTAGCTTCACCGACAAAGCTCGCGAGTTCGGCATTCCTGTGCCCAAGGGCATTCTTTTGCTCGGCGTCCAAGGATGCGGCAAGTCGTTGACAGCCAAAGCGATCGCGGCTAACTGGAAGCTTCCGATGCTTAAGCTCGACGTCGGACGAATCTTTGGTTCGCTCGTCGGCCAAAGTGAAGAGAACATTCGGAAGGCGATCAGTACGGCCGAGTCGGTTGCACCCTGCATTCTTTGGGCGGATGAACTTGAGAAAGGCTTTGCCGGCACCAGTTCCGTCGGGGATAGCGGCACCACGGCCCGGGTCTTTGCCACCTTCCTCACCTGGATGCAGGATAAGACCGCACCGGTCTTTTTGATTGCCACCGCCAATGACGTCTCGGCGCTGCCGCCCGAGCTTTTGCGGAAAGGTCGATTCGACGAAATCTTCTTCATCGATCTCCCCAAACTCAAGGAGCGAGAGCAGATTTTCGACATCCACTTGCGCAAACGCAAGCGTGACCCCAAGACATTTAAGCTCAAACTCAAGCCGCTCGCCGAGAAGACCGAAGGCTTCAGCGGCGCCGAAATCGAGACGGTCGTGGTGGCCGCCCTTCAGCGCGCCTACCACGAGGACCGCGATCTTATCCAGGACGATCTTGTGAAGGAGGTCGCCGCCTGCGTGCCGCTCAGCGTGATGATGAAAGAGGATATGGAAGCGTTGCGAGATTGGGCGCACCTGCGTGCAAGGCCCGCCTCGTGA
- a CDS encoding NTP transferase domain-containing protein: MRAVIPAAGHGTRMQSVTHGGAKELLPLAGRTVIEHVLAEGFKHCDHAIVVWDITKGELPDGVAWVPQVPQRGLAPAIASGVTTEDSNLILLPDAVFLPYDPAGKMVAMGEGDIVLALTKVGDDEVNKFGICEVDEDGWVTKMLEKPSPSETESRWAICGRYRMSGKAAALLLELVAQAPLGGSETDLSSFFREAQERGMRIAGCFLDSSIRRFDCGDPTGYADAVEAFAS; this comes from the coding sequence GTGAGGGCCGTCATTCCCGCTGCGGGGCATGGAACCCGCATGCAAAGCGTGACTCATGGCGGCGCGAAGGAACTTTTGCCGCTCGCGGGCCGGACCGTCATCGAACACGTGTTGGCAGAGGGTTTCAAGCACTGTGACCATGCGATTGTGGTTTGGGATATCACCAAAGGCGAACTTCCCGACGGCGTGGCCTGGGTTCCGCAAGTACCTCAACGTGGCCTCGCTCCGGCCATTGCCAGCGGAGTTACAACCGAAGACTCCAACTTAATCCTCCTTCCCGACGCCGTCTTTTTGCCCTATGATCCCGCCGGAAAAATGGTCGCGATGGGCGAGGGCGACATCGTTCTTGCCCTCACCAAAGTGGGGGATGACGAGGTTAACAAATTCGGAATTTGTGAAGTGGACGAGGACGGCTGGGTCACCAAAATGCTGGAAAAGCCTTCTCCTTCGGAGACGGAAAGCCGATGGGCGATCTGCGGAAGGTATAGAATGTCCGGGAAGGCGGCGGCGCTGCTGCTTGAGTTGGTTGCGCAGGCGCCCCTGGGTGGGTCGGAAACCGACCTCTCTTCCTTCTTTCGCGAAGCCCAGGAGCGAGGAATGCGGATCGCAGGATGCTTCTTGGACAGCTCCATTCGGCGGTTCGACTGCGGCGACCCGACTGGCTACGCCGATGCCGTCGAGGCTTTTGCATCATGA
- a CDS encoding TIM barrel protein — MSWKLSAFADEIDGDIEVQFAHLKENGIGLVDLRSAYGKNVMALSDEEIASYVARAADFGVTVNCIGSPVNKVVMADSPAEAELDKTKRAIEAAKFAGTNRIRFFTPQGDDFDAVCAWIEPQIKAADEAGVVLMHENDAKYYGAYPDNAKKLVERFASPSFRFAFDFANTVQIGFRAMDDWFPWLLPYLETIHIKDAREDGKVVPAGEGVGQVKETLAWLKAQGWEGVLSIEPHLQFAGDRGGFSGIESFQIATNAIKGIMAGL, encoded by the coding sequence ATGAGTTGGAAGCTAAGCGCTTTTGCGGATGAGATCGACGGGGATATCGAGGTTCAATTTGCCCACCTGAAGGAGAACGGAATCGGCTTGGTCGATCTCCGCTCCGCCTACGGCAAAAACGTCATGGCCCTCAGCGACGAAGAGATCGCGTCGTACGTGGCTCGTGCCGCCGACTTTGGCGTCACCGTCAACTGCATCGGCTCGCCCGTCAACAAAGTCGTGATGGCCGATTCGCCCGCCGAAGCCGAACTCGATAAGACCAAGCGAGCCATCGAGGCGGCGAAGTTCGCGGGCACGAACCGCATCCGATTTTTTACACCGCAAGGCGACGACTTCGATGCCGTCTGTGCCTGGATCGAGCCTCAAATCAAAGCCGCCGATGAGGCGGGAGTCGTGCTGATGCACGAGAACGACGCCAAATACTACGGCGCGTACCCTGACAACGCCAAGAAGCTGGTTGAGCGATTCGCCTCGCCGAGCTTCCGGTTCGCCTTTGACTTTGCGAACACGGTTCAGATCGGCTTCCGCGCCATGGACGACTGGTTCCCGTGGCTCCTCCCCTATCTGGAGACCATCCACATCAAGGATGCCCGCGAGGACGGTAAGGTCGTGCCCGCGGGTGAGGGCGTAGGTCAGGTCAAGGAAACGCTGGCTTGGCTGAAGGCGCAGGGATGGGAAGGCGTGCTCTCAATCGAGCCGCACCTTCAGTTCGCCGGTGACCGGGGCGGCTTTTCCGGCATTGAGTCTTTTCAAATCGCAACGAACGCAATCAAGGGGATCATGGCAGGCTTATGA
- a CDS encoding gfo/Idh/MocA family oxidoreductase, which yields MSEIRFGILGCGNISKTHVHGITHSDGATLVAVCDEVGEKAKKLGEEVSVAAFSNFDEFVKEVDAVVVALPSGMHADYAVRAADHGKHVLTEKPLDITLANGLRMVEACEAAGVKLACISQHRFARDMKRLHDAAQGGELGTLIQGDSYTKWFRSQGYYDSAGWRGTWTMDGGGCLMNQGVHYVDMIQWIMGGVRSVQARVRTASHTIEVEDQAIAMVEYNNGALGVIQGSTSAYPGMSERIEVHGTKGTVVIEGDRAKIWVTKEVEEQEPFGPSVTLGKAHDLDDDPTTATWNEAHRLQIQDFTNAIRENRDPFITGRQALEPLKVILAIYESSHRGGSPVGLEELLP from the coding sequence ATGAGCGAGATTAGATTTGGCATTTTGGGGTGTGGAAATATTTCGAAGACCCACGTCCACGGCATCACGCATTCGGACGGCGCGACGCTGGTCGCGGTGTGCGACGAAGTCGGCGAGAAGGCGAAAAAGTTGGGCGAAGAGGTTTCGGTCGCCGCGTTTTCGAACTTCGATGAGTTCGTGAAAGAGGTTGACGCCGTGGTCGTGGCTCTGCCGAGCGGCATGCATGCCGACTACGCGGTGCGCGCCGCCGACCACGGAAAGCACGTCCTCACCGAAAAGCCGCTGGATATCACGCTAGCTAACGGATTGCGGATGGTCGAGGCTTGTGAAGCGGCTGGTGTCAAGCTCGCTTGCATCTCCCAACACCGCTTTGCCCGCGACATGAAGCGCCTCCACGATGCCGCTCAGGGCGGCGAGCTTGGGACGCTGATCCAGGGCGATTCGTACACCAAATGGTTCCGAAGTCAGGGTTACTACGATAGCGCCGGATGGCGCGGCACCTGGACGATGGATGGCGGCGGATGCTTGATGAACCAAGGCGTCCACTACGTCGATATGATTCAGTGGATCATGGGCGGTGTCCGGTCGGTACAGGCTCGGGTTCGCACTGCGTCTCATACCATCGAAGTGGAGGACCAGGCGATTGCCATGGTCGAATACAACAACGGCGCGCTCGGCGTGATCCAGGGCTCGACGTCGGCCTACCCGGGTATGTCTGAACGAATCGAGGTTCACGGCACCAAGGGAACGGTGGTCATCGAGGGAGATCGGGCCAAGATTTGGGTCACTAAAGAGGTCGAAGAGCAGGAGCCATTTGGCCCTTCAGTCACGCTCGGAAAAGCTCACGACTTGGACGATGATCCGACGACGGCAACCTGGAATGAAGCTCATCGGCTTCAGATTCAGGACTTTACGAACGCTATCCGAGAGAACCGCGATCCGTTTATCACCGGACGCCAGGCGTTGGAACCGCTGAAGGTCATCTTGGCCATTTATGAGAGTTCGCACCGAGGCGGCTCACCGGTAGGCCTCGAGGAGTTGCTACCTTGA
- a CDS encoding TIM barrel protein, which yields MKFGAQLYTLRDFCKTRDGFHDSLKRVAAMGYEGVQVSAVEAFLTEVSPTELKGWLDELGLTCCATHRPWDRLMEHLDEEIDIHKTIGCHVVGIGMGPKKCFDGGPSEWRNWLKDVDRVVTEMSENGLVFAYHNHAIEFEKKDGIRAIDILVAEANPDLQFILDTYWVHHAGGCCVDWINQLRGRLDVVHLKDKAVSGWDTRYAPVGEGNLPWHSILPALDDAGTVWGVVEQDDCYGEDPFDCLDRSIKYLNQA from the coding sequence TTGAAGTTCGGAGCTCAACTGTACACGCTTCGCGACTTTTGCAAAACCCGCGATGGCTTCCACGATTCCCTGAAGAGAGTGGCGGCCATGGGCTACGAAGGTGTGCAAGTTTCGGCTGTCGAGGCCTTCTTGACGGAAGTCTCTCCGACGGAGCTTAAAGGGTGGCTCGACGAACTCGGGCTGACCTGTTGCGCAACACACCGTCCGTGGGATCGCCTGATGGAGCATTTGGACGAAGAGATCGACATCCACAAGACGATCGGGTGCCATGTTGTTGGCATCGGCATGGGTCCCAAGAAATGCTTTGATGGCGGACCATCGGAGTGGCGCAATTGGCTCAAAGATGTTGACCGAGTCGTGACAGAAATGTCTGAAAACGGCCTCGTATTTGCCTACCATAACCACGCTATCGAATTCGAGAAGAAGGACGGCATCCGGGCGATCGACATTCTGGTTGCCGAAGCCAACCCTGATCTGCAGTTCATTTTGGATACCTATTGGGTTCATCACGCTGGTGGGTGTTGTGTGGACTGGATCAACCAGCTTCGCGGACGACTCGACGTAGTTCACCTGAAGGACAAGGCGGTTTCGGGCTGGGATACCCGCTATGCGCCTGTTGGCGAGGGCAACCTACCTTGGCACTCTATTCTTCCAGCCTTGGACGATGCGGGCACCGTCTGGGGCGTGGTCGAGCAGGATGATTGCTACGGAGAGGACCCGTTTGACTGTCTAGATCGATCCATCAAGTATTTGAACCAAGCGTAG
- a CDS encoding DUF2156 domain-containing protein codes for MFRRAQRPHRQQCGVGLGQCGLVHLHRYRPAGHGRSSSQWSDYGSPCHRYKARCSYRPQQSRQRTVRQRADVRSRYPQNDACSQDFQEWKGVPGASRQGRHHRFSTVKETVELRTRVRDLVLRHGWNATCYQTVNPIFEYAFYEDLDAFVAFVRARGVRVAAGAPVCPHENLEQVLDRFDQEEKSDVLYFGAGARVKDALMARNRKSVVSLGAQPVWSPQHWNTAVLRRKSLRYQFNRARNKGVRVREWTTSEAENSTALEGVLKEWLNTRGHPPLHFLVEPETLGFLTDRRTFVAEVDGEPVAFLNLCPVPMRNGWLTEQFPRKRNSPNGTIELLMHEAAQIVAADGAEYLTMGLVPFSIYGAINENPAWLRQVMSLTRIFGKPLYSFTGLNEFKSKFNPEEWEPVYAAVTRRGFRYSDLIAVAEAFTREPFVNTLKRLAAKTFER; via the coding sequence ATATTCCGCCGGGCACAACGTCCTCATCGTCAACAATGTGGGGTCGGACTGGGTCAATGTGGGCTCGTTCACCTTCACCGGTATCGCCCCGCTGGCCACGGTCGAAGCAGTTCGCAGTGGTCTGATTACGGTAGTCCATGCCACCGCTACAAAGCCCGATGTTCCTATCGACCTCAGCAATCTCGGCAACGAACGGTTCGGCAACGCGCAGATGTTCGATCTCGATACCCTCAAAATGACGCCTGTTCCCAAGACTTTCAGGAATGGAAAGGCGTCCCTGGTGCTTCCCGGCAAGGACGTCATCATCGTTTTTCGACCGTGAAGGAAACCGTCGAGCTCAGAACGCGAGTTCGCGACCTCGTCCTCCGGCACGGCTGGAACGCGACATGCTACCAAACCGTCAATCCGATCTTCGAATACGCTTTTTATGAGGACCTCGACGCATTCGTCGCGTTCGTCCGCGCCCGGGGGGTGCGGGTTGCGGCGGGAGCGCCAGTGTGCCCTCACGAAAACCTGGAGCAGGTGCTCGACCGCTTCGACCAAGAGGAAAAATCGGACGTTTTGTACTTTGGCGCAGGGGCTCGGGTCAAAGACGCCTTGATGGCCCGCAACCGAAAGAGCGTGGTGTCGTTGGGCGCTCAGCCGGTGTGGAGCCCTCAGCACTGGAACACGGCAGTTCTGCGCCGAAAATCGCTTCGCTACCAATTCAACCGAGCCCGCAACAAGGGCGTGCGGGTACGCGAGTGGACGACATCGGAAGCCGAGAATTCGACGGCATTAGAAGGTGTGCTGAAGGAGTGGTTGAACACCCGAGGGCATCCGCCCCTACACTTTCTGGTCGAGCCCGAGACGCTAGGGTTTCTGACGGATCGTCGGACGTTCGTCGCCGAAGTCGACGGCGAACCGGTGGCGTTTCTAAACCTGTGTCCGGTGCCGATGCGCAACGGCTGGCTGACCGAGCAGTTTCCGCGTAAGCGCAATTCGCCCAACGGCACGATCGAGTTGCTCATGCATGAAGCGGCCCAAATTGTCGCCGCCGACGGCGCGGAATATCTGACGATGGGATTGGTTCCGTTTTCGATCTACGGCGCAATCAACGAGAATCCGGCTTGGTTGCGGCAAGTCATGAGCCTGACGCGGATTTTCGGTAAGCCGTTGTACTCGTTTACCGGTCTGAATGAGTTCAAATCGAAGTTCAATCCTGAAGAGTGGGAGCCGGTATACGCGGCGGTCACACGCCGAGGGTTCCGCTATTCCGACCTGATCGCGGTTGCCGAGGCATTCACCCGAGAGCCGTTCGTCAACACCCTCAAGCGTTTGGCGGCCAAGACGTTTGAGCGATAA